The sequence tttacatttaaatacAGAAAAATTTATACAACATAGGGTTTCATGAAgtacacttttatctttcaattTTACACTTTGGTccaaacaattttaaaagatttgtgCTTGGGTTCTGTCTCGCTGTCATCGATTCAAAGTCTCAGGGCTTCAGAATTCCTTTTGGTGATCCTCATACCTCAGTACACAGTCATCTTGCAAGGTTTATACATGCAGAATAGATCACGTTCAAAAGGTGTTTGTCTATTCTCACAACTTCAACCCAATGCTGTTGGAAATTTGAATTGGTGAAAGACTGGTTGCAACTGGCATGCTGTCAAGTTGTTAACCTGGTGCCATTCTCATGCCATTTAAACAATCAACTGAGCTTTGCATTCTTGATTGCAAAGGATATATCTAGTCATGATCATAATCATCTACTTCAAGCACACTTGCGAGTGCTGACATCCATGCCTGCAAACCATTGGAAGCATCCTTTTTCACTAATGCTTCTAATTTGTGAACAGCCAGCCTTGATACTCCATATCTCAACAAAAGATTTCCAAGTGATCTAAGACTACAATCATTAACTTGAATGGAAGCTCTTACCATTTCCTTAAAAGTCTCTATTGCTTCCTTGGGTCTCCCAGCAATAGCATACAGGTCAAGCACATTGTTATAACTTAAATCTGTCAAGGGTCCCAATTTTCTTATCTGCTTTGCAATTTGAATGGCTTCATCAAACCTCTCAATTTTCTTATACAAGCATAGCATCATTGCAAATGTAAATTCATTTGCAGCTCCATTTTTCTTTAAGGTCTCAAATATCTCTTTTGCTTGATCAACCATGGACCTCTTAACATAAAGATCAATCATACAATTTGAAGAGTATACACCAGGACCTTCATCTGACAATTGAAGCAACTTGTATGCTTCTTTTGCTTTTTCCAGGTTGTCAATTTTTGCATACAACTTGATCaatgaattatatataactGTATTCCCTGGCAAGCCAgctttcttcatttcatcaacatAACCGATGGCTTCTTTAACTCTTCCAGCATCAGAGAAAACATTGATCAATATGCCGTGAACTATAACATCAGGCTGCACACCATGCCTAATCATTTCCCTGTATATATCTTCAGTCATTTCCAATTGGCCTAATTTTGCAAAGCTGGAAATCACAGCACAGTATGGGATGCAATCACTTACTAATCCTGCCTCCTGCATTTTTTTCAGATAAGGTTTGGCAATATGTGGCTGGTCAGCACTGGCCAAAATGTGTATGAGAGAAGTATAGCTGCATCTGTCTGCAACTACGCCATGTTTCTCCATACTATCAAACAATTGACATGCCTTCTCATAGCATTTCCCTATGCCATATGCTTTAATCATCACATTGAACTCAAGGACGCTGAGATTCTTCTGTTTTTGGCACCAAATGAAGACTTTCTCAGCTTCCAATGTATGCCCGTGCTCCCCATATGCATCAATATTGGCAGCATAGCACTCGGATGTCATATTGCCAGCTACATGAAACCTCAGAAACCATAACAAGGACCGATCAAGCATTCCTGCTTCTATGTACATCCTAGTCAAAGCAGACTGGGTATATTGATCAATTTCAAGTCTCCTCTTATCCATCTCCTTTACAAGCTCTTCTGCTTCACGAATCATTTTCCTTATCGAGTATGCATACAAAAGAGTACGGTAACTTACAAGATCAGGCTCGAGGCAGGCCTCCTTCATTGTTTCAAAATACTTTGTTGCCATACCTATATCATCATGCTTAGCATGAAGAGAGATTAGAATATTATATGTCCTTGTGTTCGGCGAGCATCGAAGTTCTTCCATTTTCCGGACAAGCAAACTCACTTCCTCTAATCGTCCATGGTTTCCACAAATGTTAATCATCGTATTAAACGTCACTGTGGTCGGCGCCACGCCTTGTTTAAGCATCTCCACAAAAGTCTGAGATGCCTCTTTAAGTTGACCAGCCTTTCCATATGTATCGATCAAGGTGTTATAAGTATGCGAGCCAAAAGAAGCATTAGCGCATGCCACCCTCTCATCCAATTCTGGAGAAGCCACCACATTATCATTGCTCCTCAAAGGTTTGCTTTTGCTCCTCAAAGGTTTACCAGATGACCActttctgaaaaactcctcaCCTTTCTGAAACTCTCCTGCTTTCTTGTACAACTGAACCACAATCACCATAGTGACCTCATCAGGCTGCACCCCTTGTCCCAACATCATGTTAAGCCAAGAAAGAGCATCGTCTCTGCGCCCTCCTTTGCTATAAACATCAATCAAAGTTCCATAAGTGGAACAGGTGGCAGCAATGCCTCTGGCATTCATCTCATTCCACAAGCTCTCCACGCGTCTCCACTGGCGTGCTCTGCCGAGGCTCCTCAGCATGATGTTGTAATGAATCACATTCAATTCATGACCCTTTTTGTTGAACCACTCGAAAATCTCCAAAGCTCTGTCCCACCTCAGCTGCTCCTTCAAAATGATGCTCCTCTCCTTGTTGCTAAGCCTGTCCTCCCACGGCCCAAGAGCCTCATCCACGTCGAGAACTACATCCAATGCTTCTAGAATGGCGGTAATGCATCCACCATAAGAGACGCGTTTCATCGAACACTTGGTGTGCGACTTCTCCGGTTTGGTCTTTCTAGGAACACACTCTTCGGGATTCTTCTCCGGACGGCGTTTCTTCGAATGGGTCTCTTGTTTAACGGCGCCGTTATGAAGAGGGACTCTTTGCTTTCTGCCATTGGGGGTAACTTGTTCGGTTTTCTCTGGCAGAAGAAACGCGTTTGCGTTTGCGAGGAGGGGTGCGTGGGTGTACAAGAGTTGCAGCTTCACGAACATTTCTACGAACAGAAAGAAGGATACCTCAGTGTTTGGTTACTTCAGCGTCACTCGGCAAAACACGACATGAGAATGAAATGTCCAAGGTTGGTAACTGCTGCGGGTTTTGGTTTTTCAGTTACAGGGAAGACTGTGTGGAGTGGGATGAAAGtgaaacttattttaaattgtttcaGAGCCATTAGGATTTTTCTGTTTGGTAATTGTCGCcgattctgttttttttttttttttttcattcttaattaattagaaaatgttaaaatatgtttttttcagTAAAATTATTGAAGTTCggatttaatctttataaaaaatttgcatCTATTTTTTGTTcctctaaaattataatttttttttttggttagaaacaatgatgataactaaaaactctcacaaataaaaaataaataaaaaaaaatgcattcacACTGAAATTCTCCTCCACGTGAATCAAAATATACTCCCTCAGCATTTGCACAGATCAGTTTCCCATAATTTCCCATGATTAAACATTCCCTCATACTAGAATTCTGCTTCATCTCATCCGAATCACCCTTTTCAAAATCGTCAAACGAATATTGTAAAATACTTATGATCAACCACAAATGTAAATTCAACTAGATTAAAAGTTGCAGTTCCAGCCAGAGGAACCTTGATCTTTGACCATTGATTCAAACCCTCCAACACATAACCAATTCAAATCAAACTCAAaccaacaataatttaaataaaagaatcCCCTTTCCAATTAACCCACACATTTTTTGaagttagcaaaaaaaaaaaaggcgcgTTACATGATGCCTCACAAGTTCTCCTTTCCTTTTGCCTCCCAGCCCCATTACTCCATTGCaatagaaagagagaaaggaatTACTAGTATTTCAGTGTTGTGTTTGTCATACATACCTATCTGTGAATTACGACTGATTGATTATATTACTAGAGTAGTGTGTGTGATTGCCGTGGAATACATGGGAATGCCCGCTGGAgatctaaaatttataattttagtttttaacccccaaaaatataattttataatttaaattaaaaatcataaatttgaatataatcAAACTTTATttcgaaaaaaaattaatacatttttattttaaaagaatgaaaaacaaataaaattttttgaTATGACCTAAATTCAAACTTTACTAATTTTACAaggaacaaataaatatttgtcattataaaaaatgacatgttttttaaaataatgtatagatataataaaaatcCTATTGTGTTTTTTTCCGCTTTAACTGTTTGTTATACTCGtatttaaaaatagataaaaacgatatttttaattgaaataaaagatataCATTTTCTCACACTAAACTTTCTTCTTCGGATATTTTCTTAAAGCAAGGATATGAgaattgaaaatttataatttgttccGATCCTTTTTTTCAAATGATGGAATGTGATATTTATCTTATTCTATTGTAAATTACTCACATAATATAATggcatttttaatcaaattcattCTATTTCATCCCTTAGCACCAATCCAAACATATTCTTACAACTTGTAAATActtctaaattattattttttagttagatCTTTGatcatatagtttttttaatcgagctattaatttcttttaaaaaaagtttaattaagttttaCATACTTCTAA comes from Glycine soja cultivar W05 chromosome 20, ASM419377v2, whole genome shotgun sequence and encodes:
- the LOC114401658 gene encoding pentatricopeptide repeat-containing protein At3g23020-like, whose amino-acid sequence is MFVKLQLLYTHAPLLANANAFLLPEKTEQVTPNGRKQRVPLHNGAVKQETHSKKRRPEKNPEECVPRKTKPEKSHTKCSMKRVSYGGCITAILEALDVVLDVDEALGPWEDRLSNKERSIILKEQLRWDRALEIFEWFNKKGHELNVIHYNIMLRSLGRARQWRRVESLWNEMNARGIAATCSTYGTLIDVYSKGGRRDDALSWLNMMLGQGVQPDEVTMVIVVQLYKKAGEFQKGEEFFRKWSSGKPLRSKSKPLRSNDNVVASPELDERVACANASFGSHTYNTLIDTYGKAGQLKEASQTFVEMLKQGVAPTTVTFNTMINICGNHGRLEEVSLLVRKMEELRCSPNTRTYNILISLHAKHDDIGMATKYFETMKEACLEPDLVSYRTLLYAYSIRKMIREAEELVKEMDKRRLEIDQYTQSALTRMYIEAGMLDRSLLWFLRFHVAGNMTSECYAANIDAYGEHGHTLEAEKVFIWCQKQKNLSVLEFNVMIKAYGIGKCYEKACQLFDSMEKHGVVADRCSYTSLIHILASADQPHIAKPYLKKMQEAGLVSDCIPYCAVISSFAKLGQLEMTEDIYREMIRHGVQPDVIVHGILINVFSDAGRVKEAIGYVDEMKKAGLPGNTVIYNSLIKLYAKIDNLEKAKEAYKLLQLSDEGPGVYSSNCMIDLYVKRSMVDQAKEIFETLKKNGAANEFTFAMMLCLYKKIERFDEAIQIAKQIRKLGPLTDLSYNNVLDLYAIAGRPKEAIETFKEMVRASIQVNDCSLRSLGNLLLRYGVSRLAVHKLEALVKKDASNGLQAWMSALASVLEVDDYDHD